A genome region from Nicotiana tabacum cultivar K326 chromosome 13, ASM71507v2, whole genome shotgun sequence includes the following:
- the LOC107766172 gene encoding uncharacterized protein LOC107766172, producing MAARQMQRRILSLLATKQPQTYISKGSGWHSVSPARSFFGTDEICSRRCFQTVAETTKQAVGVGEVSKNCDSAATAVSSIKNETTYNKYTVQSNLKISPRHDMVMVFTCKVCETRTMKTTCRESYEKGVVVARCDGCNNLHLMADRLGWFGEPGSVEDFLAARGEVVKKGCAETLSFTPEDLAGKNLEEIGEK from the exons ATGGCGGCTCGGCAAATGCAGAGGCGAATTCTGAGTCTTCTCGCTACTAAGCAACCTCAAACCTACATCTCTAAAG GATCAGGATGGCATTCTGTTTCTCCTGCAAGGTCATTTTTTGGCACAGACGAAATATGTTCAAGAAGGTGCTTTCAAACAGTTGCAGAAACCACCAAGCAGGCTGTTGGAGTAGGGGAAGTTAGTAAAAATTGTGATTCTGCTGCTACAGCTGTCTCTAGTATCAAGAATGAGACCACATACAACAAGTATACTGTGCAATCTAATCTGAAAATCTCCCCAAGGCATGATATGGTGATGGTCTTCACATGCAAAGTATGCGAGACCAGAACAATGAAAACAACTTGCCGTGAGTCATACGAGAAAGGTGTAGTGGTGGCGAGATGTGATGGTTGTAACAACTTACACCTGATGGCTGATCGACTGGGGTGGTTCGGAGAACCTGGTAGCGTGGAAGACTTCCTGGCTGCTCGTGGAGAGGTAGTGAAAAAGGGTTGTGCTGAAACATTAAGTTTCACACCCGAAGATCTGGCGGGGAAGAACCTGGAAGAAATTGGGGAGAAGTAG
- the LOC107760789 gene encoding N6-adenosine-methyltransferase non-catalytic subunit MTB: MASPERARSYVKQNTQDDTELTGDKFRDNDDDWEGEDKRKYRSSKSRRSDNGKDAEGLDSGRRRSTAERTESRKRSGGSSRADGDKDDYETKKESRSKLMKKKLEENTLEKLSNWYQDGELESKYDNGEKNGGRGFTRADESDKWKSTAKFSDGDGSEKRNKGKGEKLTGGDFENVVEKDCRYVERKESSREKAHGSEQARISRRRWDESDSSRKVEESEYAEKLDVRSGKPGDIKLESLKDPDGDKADKYQDRDERRADSDRSSRVRSEAIDEDSKGAFPIREDRLGKDRFEEHRQARDPMSRDIVASRERVVDDDSSWVRERSRRETDSSNRSRTPERSGRRHYDSECLEMEYEKRDTFRRKEQEKDGYRDDKSKGRDDGWSERNRDRDDSRDGWKRRQGNFADKEMKEGDTPYEHGREWELPRCGWIDNERPRSGGRKDGNRTEAVKTSSKYGISNENYDVIEIQTRPFDYGRDEVRPVLARTNEFNQNTDARLAPADERNAFSRNDRARIMSSSGQSGHDLKDTTVDGSYRDDVESLADKTRGQKEDASGRAAGGQTSSNGSQPPHGNQEQSSFSRVVPPGAKGSRIGRGGRGRPTGRDSHQLGLPMPIMGSAFGPLGMPPPGTMQSLAPNMSPAPCPPISPGVFIPPFSPPVVWPGARGVDMNMLGAPGLPVPPGPSGPRFPPNMGNLPNPALYFNQPGPGRGVPPNFSGPNFNTLMPAGRGQVQDKGPAGWVPPRTNAPPGKAPSRGEQNDYSQNFVDTGMRPQNFIRELELTSVVEDYPKLRELIQKKDEIVAKAASPPMYYKCDLREQELSPEFFGTKFDVILIDPPWEEYVHRAPGITDHMEYWMFEEIMNLKIEAIADTPSFIFLWVGDGVGLEQGRQCLKKWGFRRCEDICWVKTNKSNATPGLRHDSHTLFQRSKEHCLMGIKGTVRRSTDGHIIHANIDTDVIIAEEPPYGSTAKPEDMYRIVEHFALGRRRLELFGEDHNIRSGWLTLGKGLSSSNFNAEAYVRNFADKDGKVWQGGGGRNPPPEAPHLVVTTPDIEVLRPKSPMKNQQQMQQQSASISLTANSSNKRAVGNSPHGHNAQNMNQEASSSNPGPWASPMDSFKGRESGTHMIPDDRVFDMFGYNNAAFGQPNAEYLDYESHRGMNIL; this comes from the exons ATGGCTTCCCCTGAACGAGCAAGGAGTTATGTGAAACAGAATACACAAGATGACACAGAGTTAACAGGTGATAAGTTCAGAGATAATGATGATGACTGGGAAGGGGAGGATAAGAGAAAATACAGGTCAAGCAAGTCAAGAAGGTCTGACAACGGTAAAGATGCTGAAGGTTTAGATAGTGGAAGGAGGAGAAGTACTGCGGAGAGAACTGAGAGTCGTAAGAGGTCAGGTGGATCAAGCAGAGCTGATGGTGACAAGGATGACTATGAAACCAAAAAGGAATCTCGATCTAAGTTGATGAAGAAGAAACTGGAGGAGAATACATTGGAGAAATTGAGCAATTGGTATCAAGATGGAGAACTCGAGAGCAAGTATGATAATGGAGAAAAAAATGGGGGTAGAGGATTTACTCGAGCTGATGAAAGTGATAAATGGAAATCAACTGCAAAGTTTTCTGATGGTGATGGTTCAGAGAAAAGAAATAAAGGCAAAGGTGAAAAGTTAACCGGTGGAGACTTTGAAAATGTGGTGGAAAAAGATTGTAGATATGTGGAAAGAAAGGAGAGTAGCAGAGAAAAGGCTCATGGATCTGAGCAGGCCAGAATCTCAAGGAGAAGGTGGGATGAATCAGATTCTTCCAGgaaagttgaagaaagtgaatatGCGGAAAAGCTTGATGTAAGGAGTGGAAAACCAGGTGATATAAAGTTGGAGAGCCTCAAAGATCCAGATGGAGATAAAGCTGATAAATATCAGGACAGGGATGAAAGAAGAGCTGATTCTGATAGGAGTAGCAGAGTCCGATCAGAAGCTATAGATGAAGACAGTAAAGGAGCTTTTCCGATACGGGAAGATAGATTGGGTAAGGATAGATTTGAGGAGCATAGGCAGGCACGAGATCCCATGAGTCGTGACATAGTTGCCAGCCGTGAAAGAGTTGTAGATGATGATAGTTCATGGGTAAGAGAAAGGAGCCGGAGAGAAACTGACTCCTCCAACAGGTCCAGGACACCTGAGAGGAGTGGGCGCCGTCATTACGATTCAGAATGCCTTGAGATGGAATATGAAAAAAGAGATACTTTCAGGAggaaagaacaagaaaaagatGGCTACAGAGATGATAAATCAAAAGGAAGGGATGATGGCTGGAGTGAGAGAAATAGGGATCGCGATGATTCCAGAGATGGGTGGAAAAGAAGGCAAGGGAATTTTGCTGACAAGGAAATGAAAGAAGGTGATACACCTTATGAACATGGCAGAGAGTGGGAATTACCCAGATGTGGTTGGATTGACAATGAAAGGCCTCGTTCTGGTGGTAGAAAAGATGGAAACAGGACAGAAGCTGTAAAAACTTCATCAAAATATGGAATTTCAAATGAGAATTATGATGTCATAGAGATCCAGACCAGGCCATTTGACTACGGTAGAGATGAGGTCAGACCTGTCTTAGCAAGAACAAATGAATTTAATCAGAATACTGATGCAAGATTGGCTCCAGCTGATGAGAGGAATGCATTTTCAAGGAATGATAGAGCAAGAATTATGTCCAGTTCAGGCCAATCTGGTCACGATTTGAAGGATACAACAGTTGATGGATCATACAGGGATGATGTTGAATCTCTGGCAGATAAAACAAGAGGCCAGAAAGAAGATGCATCCGGTCGTGCTGCTGGTGGCCAAACTTCAAGTAATGGTTCACAACCTCCACATGGAAACCAGGAGCAGTCTTCCTTTAGTAGGGTTGTTCCACCTGGCGCTAAAGGAAGTAGAATTGGGAGAGGAGGAAGAGGGAGGCCTACAGGGAGGGACAGCCACCAATTGGGACTTCCAATGCCAATAATGGGATCAGCCTTTGGACCCTTGGGTATGCCACCACCTGGGACAATGCAATCTTTGGCTCCTAACATGTCACCTGCTCCTTGTCCTCCCATCTCCCCTGGCGTTTTCATTCCACCATTTTCACCTCCTGTGGTTTGGCCAGGAGCTCGAGGGGTCGATATGAATATGCTTGGTGCACCTGGACTTCCTGTTCCGCCTGGGCCTTCTGGACCCAGATTTCCCCCTAATATGGGGAACCTACCAAATCCTGCGTTGTATTTTAATCAACCAGGCCCCGGAAGAGGAGTACCGCCTAATTTTTCTGGTCCTAATTTTAATACCTTAATGCCGGCAGGTCGGGGACAGGTTCAAGATAAGGGTCCTGCAGGTTGGGTGCCTCCTAGAACTAATGCACCACCCGGCAAAGCTCCTTCGAGAGGCGAGCAGAATGATTACTCCCAAAATTTTGTAGACACTGGCATGAGGCCTCAAAATTTCATCAGGGAACTTGAGCTTACCAGTGTCGTCGAGGACTATCCCAAGCTTCGggaacttatacaaaagaaggatgAGATTGTTGCCAAAGCTGCTTCACCACCAATGTATTATAAATGTGACCTGCGTGAGCAGGAGCTGTCCCCAGAATTTTTTGGAAccaaatttgatgtcattctTATAGACCCCCCATGGGAGGAATATGTTCATCGAGCTCCTGGTATCACAGACCATATGGAATACTGGATGTTTGAGGAAATAATGAATTTGAAGATCGAG GCAATTGCTGACACTCCATCGTTCATTTTCCTTTGGGTTGGTGATGGCGTAGGGCTTGAGCAAGGGCGTCAATGTCTGAAGAAG TGGGgatttcgcaggtgcgaagacatATGTTGGGTGAAGACAAACAAATCCAACGCCACTCCTGGATTACGACATGATTCACATACTTTGTTTCAGCGTTCAAAG GAGCACTGCCTTATGGGCATAAAGGGAACTGTTCGTCGTAGTACTGATGGTCATATTATTCATGCAAACATCGACACTGATGTGATTATAGCTGAGGAACCTCCTTATG GATCAACTGCAAAACCTGAAGATATGTACCGTATTGTTGAGCATTTTGCACTTGGCCGTAGAAGGCTTGAGCTCTTTGGTGAAGACCATAATATTCGATCTGGCTGGTTGACTCTTGGGAAAGGATTATCTTCATCGAACTTTAATGCTGAG GCCTACGTAAGGAATTTTGCCGATAAGGATGGGAAAGTTTGGCAGGGTGGGGGAGGAAGAAATCCACCTCCAGAAGCACCACATCTTGTTGTTACAACTCCTGATATAGAGGTGCTTCGGCCCAAATCACCAATGAAGAATCAGCAGCAAATGCAGCAACAATCAGCGTCGATATCTCTGACTGCCAACTCCTCCAACAAGAGGGCAGTTGGGAACTCACCCCATGGCCATAACGCACAAAACATGAACCAAGAAGCCTCTAGCTCGAATCCGGGCCCTTGGGCTTCTCCAATGGATAGTTTTAAAGGGAGAGAGAGTGGCACACACATGATTCCAGATGATAGGGTTTTTGATATGTTTGGATACAACAATGCGGCCTTTGGACAGCCTAATGCCGAATACTTGGATTATGAATCTCACAGAGGAATGAATATTTTGTAG
- the LOC107766170 gene encoding pentatricopeptide repeat-containing protein At4g22760-like — MLASKVTTLLAKPLSVNQTKQIHAAILVNGLLNLESSLVQHIINSTSDYSWNTSRYIKLILNHVQNLDVFSVASTIRFFSRHCQFRDAIDLYGKLQRCGVSPNTFAVSSALKACARILYRSGGTSIHAQVYKYGFCNAVYVQTALVDFYSKVGNMDFAHNIFREMVGKNIVSWNSILGGYVKSGDLAKAQRVFDEMPEKDVISWNIIISGYARVGNMEQAYALFREMPERSPASWNAMISGYVDCRNVELARSFFEAMDQKNNVSYIILISGYSKRGDVESAEELCGRLKKKDHLVYNAMIACYAQNSQAKEALQLFNEMLQLDLQPDKMTLASALSACSQLGDLKFGSWIESFLNETGIQMDDYLVTSLIDLYAKCGSVDKAYKLFHGLKKKDLVAYTAMILGCGINGRANDAIKLFDEMMNAEINPNIVTVTGILTAYSHIGMVEEAYRCFISLQKYGLSPTVDHYAIVVDLLSRAGRLEEAHGLIKSMPMRPHAGVWGALLLGCSLHNNLELGETAARHCIELEPESSGYLSLLANIYASSGRWDDAERLRKGVEEKGYGKLPGCSWMEIKA, encoded by the coding sequence ATGCTGGCCTCTAAAGTTACTACCTTATTGGCTAAGCCTCTGTCTGTTAATCAAACAAAGCAAATCCATGCTGCAATACTTGTTAACGGTCTGTTGAATCTTGAGTCCTCACTAGTTCAGCACATAATTAACTCTACAAGCGATTACTCTTGGAATACCTCGCGGTATATTAAGCTAATCCTCAACCATGTGCAAAATTTAGATGTCTTCTCAGTTGCTTCCACCATCCGCTTCTTTTCTCGGCATTGTCAGTTCAGGGACGCCATTGATTTATATGGAAAGTTGCAGAGATGTGGGGTTAGTCCCAACACTTTTGCTGTATCATCTGCTTTAAAGGCTTGTGCTAGGATTTTGTACAGGTCTGGTGGGACATCTATTCATGCACAAGTTTACAAGTATGGCTTCTGTAATGCTGTCTATGTGCAGACAGCTCTAGTAGATTTTTATTCAAAAGTGGGTAATATGGACTTTGCCCATAATATCTTTAGGGAGATGGTCGGGAAAAATATAGTATCATGGAATTCAATACTAGGTGGATATGTAAAATCTGGTGACTTAGCAAAGGCACAAAGGGTTTTTGATGAAATGCCAGAGAAAGATGTCATTTCTTGGAACATAATCATTTCTGGGTATGCGAGGGTGGGGAATATGGAGCAAGCATATGCATTATTTCGAGAGATGCCAGAGAGAAGTCCTGCCTCATGGAATGCGATGATCAGCGGATATGTAGATTGTAGGAATGTAGAATTAGCTCGCAGTTTTTTTGAGGCAATGGACCAAAAGAATAATGTTTCATATATCATATTGATTTCTGGATACTCAAAGCGTGGAGATGTTGAATCAGCTGAGGAACTCTGTGGACGATTAAAGAAGAAAGACCATCTCGTATATAATGCCATGATAGCTTGTTATGCTCAAAACAGCCAGGCAAAAGAAGCTCTGCAGCTGTTCAATGAAATGCTTCAGTTAGATTTACAACCTGATAAAATGACCTTGGCAAGTGCACTTTCTGCTTGTTCTCAGCTGGGAGATCTAAAGTTTGGTTCTTGGATTGAGTCTTTCTTGAATGAAACTGGAATTCAAATGGATGACTACTTGGTTACCAGTTTGATCGACCTGTATGCAAAATGTGGAAGTGTCGATAAAGCTTACAAGCTTTTTCACGGCTTGAAAAAGAAGGATTTGGTAGCATATACTGCAATGATACTGGGATGTGGAATAAATGGTAGGGCTAATGATGCTATCAAATTGTTTGATGAGATGATGAATGCTGAAATTAACCCAAACATAGTCACAGTCACAGGGATATTGACTGCCTACAGTCACATTGGTATGGTAGAAGAAGCATACCGTTGCTTTATCTCCTTGCAAAAGTATGGACTTTCTCCCACAGTTGATCATTACGCTATAGTAGTTGACCTTTTAAGTAGGGCAGGGCGGTTAGAAGAAGCACATGGGTTGATCAAAAGCATGCCAATGCGGCCTCATGCTGGTGTCTGGGGAGCATTGCTTCTCGGTTGCAGTTTGCATAACAACTTAGAGCTTGGGGAGACTGCAGCCAGGCATTGTATTGAGTTGGAACCTGAGAGTTCGGGCTATCTTTCTCTTCTAGCAAATATCTATGCTTCTTCGGGAAGGTGGGATGATGCTGAGAGGTTGAGAAAAGGGGTTGAAGAGAAGGGATATGGCAAGCTGCCTGGTTGCAGTTGGATGGAAATAAAAGCTTAG
- the LOC142168183 gene encoding uncharacterized protein LOC142168183, translating to MADTEVDQLPHNHPLFLRDSDMPGAALISLKLTGPENYTLWSRAMKVALLVKNKLGFVDDTCLKSSYRGELAAQWDKYNAVVLSWLISTVSSELVPSIMYVASARKVWDGFKKRFDKDNLTRIYQLWTEIATLRQGTNSVTSYFSKMKDSWDELDILSLLSSCDCEESRPYVDHMVRQRLLRFLMGMNESYGQIRSNILQRRPVPTVNQAYSAAVQEESQRALGVVETNKDPLTMLASKGQMFKGNKPGLICKHCGYKGHLKENCYKIIGYPDYFKSKPYANSVNAEGGTDVKVQFPGSFMT from the coding sequence ATGGCGGACACTGAGGTTGATCAATTGCCTCATAACCATCCTCTATTCCTTCGAGATTCTGACATGCCTGGAGCAGCACTGATATCGCTAAAGCTCACAGGGCCAGAGAACTATACGCTATGGAGTAGGGCGATGAAAGTTGCACTCTTGGTGAAAAACAAGCTAGGGTTTGTGGATGACACTTGCCTTAAGAGCTCTTATAGAGGCGAGTTAGCTGCACAATGGGATAAGTATAACGCGGTAGTATTATCATGGCTCATTAGCACAGTATCAAGCGAATTGGTACCGAGTATTATGTATGTTGCGAGTGCAAGGAAAGTTTGGGATGGGTTCAAGAAGAGGTTCGACAAAGATAATTTGACCAGGATCTATCAACTTTGGACTGAAATTGCAACACTTAGGCAAGGTACAAACTCAGTTACTTCCTATTTTTCAAAGATGAAAGATTCGTGGGATGAATTAGACATACTATCACTTTTATCCTCGTGTGATTGTGAGGAGTCAAGGCCATATGTCGATCATATGGTGAGACAGAGGCTACTGCGGTTCCTTATGGGGATGAATGAGAGTTATGGCCAGATAAGAAGCAACATTTTGCAGAGAAGGCCAGTACCTACTGTAAATCAGGCATATTCAGCTGCAGTACAAGAGGAAAGTCAAAGAGCATTAGGAGTTGTTGAAACAAATAAGGATCCTCTGACTATGTTAGCAAGCAAAGGACAGATGTTCAAAGGAAATAAACCAGGCCTAATTTGCAAACATTGTGGGTATAAAGGCCATCTAAAGgaaaattgttacaaaataataggGTATCCAGATTATTTTAAGAGTAAACCTTATGCCAATAGTGTGAATGCAGAAGGAGGAACAGATGTCAAAGTGCAGTTTCCAGGAAGCTTCATGACATAG